A region from the Tachyglossus aculeatus isolate mTacAcu1 chromosome Y4, mTacAcu1.pri, whole genome shotgun sequence genome encodes:
- the FKBPL gene encoding FK506-binding protein-like — protein MDGAKKEKPGAATAEAGGKGSADEMAGSGLPPEKPGDNRGMADPGGRGSVAVAAKARRSAGDPAVASRVQEDVRATARGTDGDPPGSPDGGPGPASRPTLWQCPDGSFVKRIVTPGRGLDKPKGGSRCRVAVAAMPGWPGTAGESVDLTLGAGRWRGEPWGELMEKCLESMRRGEEAELLLPGDPRPPPRLTLTAFTPGRDSWELHPGEKEALAQEERALGTELFRAGDVRGAARCYGRALRLLLTLAPPGPPERAALHANLAACQLHLGQPRLAQRSCERALEREPGHLKALYRRGVARAALGELGEAAADLRRVLEAEPANRAAREALANVVAKGRERDAELARGLRKMFT, from the coding sequence ATGGACGGCGCGAAGAAGGAGAAGCCAGGAGCGGCCACAGCCGAggcgggagggaaagggagtgcaGATGAGATGGCGGGGAGCGGGCTGCCGCCGGAGAAGCCCGGTGACAACCGCGGAATGGCCGATCCCGGAGGACGGGGTTCCGTCGCCGTGGCTGCGAAGGCCAGGCGGTCGGCGGGGGACCCGGCCGTGGCCAGCCGGGTTCAGGAGGACGTTCGGGCCACCGCCCGCGGGACGGACGGAGACCCTCCCGGGTCTCCCGACGGCGGGCCGGGGCCCGCCTCCCGGCCCACGCTCTGGCAGTGCCCGGACGGCAGCTTCGTCAAACGGATCGTGACCCCGGGCCGGGGCCTAGACAAACCCAAGGGCGGCTCCCGGTGCCGCGTGGCGGTGGCAGCGATGCCCGGGTGGCCCGGGACGGCCGGCGAGTCGGTGGACCTCACTCTGGGGGCGGGCCGGTGGAGGGGGGAGCCCTGGGGTGAGCTGATGGAGAAATGCCTGGAGAGCATGcggcggggggaggaggcggagctgctgctccccggggacccccggcccccgccccgcctcaccTTGACGGCTTTCACCCCGGGCCGGGACTCGTGGGAGCTGCACCCTGGGGAGAAGGAGGCTCTGGCCCAGGAGGAGAGGGCCCTGGGCACGGAGCTCTTCCGGGCCGGGGACGTCCGGGGGGCGGCCCGCTGCTACGGCCGGGCCTTGCGGTTGCTGCTGACCCTCGCCCCGCCGGGCCCCCCCGAACGCGCGGCCCTCCATGCCAACCTGGCGGCCTGCCAGCTGCACCTGGGGCAGCCCCGGCTGGCGCAGCGGAGCTGCGAGAGGGCCCTGGAGCGGGAGCCGGGCCACCTCAAGGCCCTGTACCGGCGGGGGGTGGCCCGGGCGgccctgggggagctgggggaggcggCCGCCGACCTGCGGAGGGTCCTGGAGGCCGAGCCGGCCAACCGGGCGGCCCGGGAGGCGCTGGCGAACGTGGTGGCAAAGGGGCGGGAGCGGGACGCCGAGCTGGCCCGGGGGCTCCGCAAAATGTTCACCTGA